The window GCAGAGGCGAGGTGTTCCGCGAACGTCGACCGGTTGATGTCGAGCGCCTCGGAGACGTCGGTCGCGTTCGCGGAGCGGGGATGCTCGAAGTAGCCCATCTCGTGGGCGGTCTCCAGCACCTCGCGCTGGCGGTCGGTGAGCGTGGCGCGGTCGACGACCACGAGTTCCTCCTCGTCGTCGGGGCCGGCAGAGCGCGTCAGTCGCCGGAGAGAGACGCCCGAGAACTCCTCGCGGAGGTCGACCACGACCGACCGCACCGTCGCCACGTCGCCCGCGAGAAACGACAGCACCAGGGCCCCGTCGGTCGCCCGGAGGTGCCGGACCGGCGGGCCGTGTGTCTCGACGTGTTCACAGGCGCAGGCCGGTGTCTCCGAGGCGTCGCGGGCGAACCGGTAGACCGTCTCGTCGCCGTGGCAGAACACCTCCTCGACGCCCTCGGCCCCGTGGTCGTCGGTTGCGGTGAACTCGACTGCGGTCCGGCCGTCGTTGGGGACCGACGACCGGGTGACCCGCTGGATCTGTCCCGACCCCTGCGAGGCACCGACGACTCGGCACGCGCTCGGATCGGTGATCACCACCTCTGCGCGGACGCCGCGAGACGACATACCCTTAGGTTGATCGTCACGGGTGAAAACGACACCGGAGGCGAGAGTGCGGTCTGACACCGCAGGCGACGGTGAGGTCCGATCGCGACCCGCGACGCCGAGAATCGAGCGACAGCGTGGCGACGAGCGCGGTCGGTATTTGAACCCCCAGCATCCTATGGTCGGCGGGTTAGGCGGGTAGAGCCGTCAGGTGTGAGTGTACGGCCATGTCCCAGAGTAGCCTGTGCTCGGCCACGTGGGGCGACGGACGCCGAGCGAGACCTGCGGATCGACGACCGAGCGAGGCGCGCGAGGTGATCGCCTGTGCGGCGTGAGACGATCGTCGTGGTCTGTCTGCTCGTCGCGGTCCTGCTCCCGATGTGGTTCGTCGCGCTCCACGGGGAACCGCCGAGCGAGGAGATCGAGATCGACCAGAGCGTCACCGAGATGCGACCCCTGCAGGAGATCGTCGACACGCCGAACAAACTCGCGCCGAGTCAGGTGGGCGTGATCGTCTGGGTCGCGCTGTTCGGCCTCGTGGCGCTGTTGACGGCGGTGCATCGGTTCATGAACGACGCGGTGCGACCCGACGACGGCGAGCAGACGGCGGGTGACGCCGAGTCGCCGGTGGCCGACGGCGGCCAGGTCGGTCTGCCGTGGTTATGGACCGACGACCGGTGGGTCGTCGAGTACCACGACGCCTCGGACGCGATGGAGGGGATCCTCGCCATGGGCGGGTTGACGGTCCTCGCCATCGTCTTCGCGGCGCTGTTCACCGGCGAGTATCTGACGCTGGCGCGGACGCAGTACTTCGGCGTCTACGCCACGGGGATGTTCCTCTCGCTGGCACTGCTGACCGTCGCGTACTACGCCTGGTTCATGCCACACGTCGAGGTCGCCGAACGGAGGGGCCACTGATGCGACGCGAGACACTGGACACGATCGACGACTGTGACGACGACTGTGAGTCGTGCGACGACGACCCGGCCGGACTCGCCGGTGCCGCCGACTGCGACGACGGACACGCAGATCGTGCCAGCGGGCACGCGGACGGCACCGACGGGCACGCCGACTGCAGTTCGTGTGACGGCGGCGGGAGCCACCGACCGAGCATCCTCTCGGACGCGCGGGCCGCGGTCCGGCGGCGCGACTACGCGAAACTGCTCGCCACCGTCGGTGGGATGACGGCGGTCGGCAGTCTGGCCGCGCCGCTGGCGGGACTGACGCGCGTCTTCGAGCGGTCGTACACCGGGCCGATCTACTCCGACGGCGTCTACCTCGTGGACGGCGAGGGGAACCGACTCACCGAGTCGGCGCTCTCGGAGGGGGAGAAGCTGACCGTCTTCCCGGAACCGCGACCGGGCATCGAGAAAGCGCCGACACTACTGGTCCGGCACGCCGAGGACGCCTACGGCGGCGGCACGAAAGCCGAGTTCACCGTCGCGGGGTACGCGGCGTACTCGAAGGTCTGTACGCACGCGGGGTGTATGGTCTCGAACGAGGAGGGCGGGACGCTGGTCTGTCCGTGTCACTTCGGGAAGTTCGACCCGACACAGGGGGCGTCGGTCGTCGGCGGCCCGCCGTCACGCGCCCTGCCGCAACTGCCGATCACGCTCTCCTCGGACGGCTATCTCGTCGCCACCGGCGACTTCGACGGCCCGGTCGGGCCGGGGGGTGAGTGATGTCCCGGATCGACCGCCTCGCGGACCGGGCGACCGAGGTCGGCACGCGCGCCTACGACTGGACCGACCAGCGGTTCGACCTCGACTCCGGGCGGGAGTTCCTCGGGAAGGCGTTCCCCGCCGAGGACTCCTTCCTGTTGGGTGAGATCGCGCTGTTCTGTTTCCTCATCCTGATCCTGACGGGGCTGTTCCTCGGGATGTTCTTCGAACCCTCGACGAGCGACGTGGAGTACGAGGGGAGCGTCGACCGGTACCAGGGCGAGGAGATGCCCGAAGCGTTCGTGAGCGTCCTGCACATCACCTACGACATCCCGTTCGGCATGTTCATCCGGCGGATGCACCACTGGGCGGCCCACCTGTTCGTGGCCTCGATCGGGTTACACATGCTCAGGGTGTTCTTCACCGGGGCGTACCGCAACCCGCGTGAGCCGAACTGGGTGGTCGGTACCGGTCTCGCGGGGCTGGCGATGGGCGCGGCCTACACCGGCTACGCCCTCCCGTTCGACGAGTTCGCCGCGACCGCGACCAGCATCGGCTACAACCTCGCCATCTCCGTCCCGGTCGTCGGCGATGTCCTCGGGAAGGCGTTCTTCGGCGGCGAGTTCCCGTCGAGCGCGACGATCCCCCGACTGTACTTCCTGCACGTCCTCGTCATCCCGGTCGCCATCGCCGGCCTCCTGGGAGTGCACATGGCGATCCTCCTGCGGCAGAAACACACCGAAGCGCCGCGCGATGACGACGTCCCCGCGCCGGGCGAGGCGACCGTCGTAGAGTCGGAGACGGCAGCAGAGTCGAACGTCTCGGGCGACACCGGCGATCCGGTCGTCGGCGACGGCGGGGTCACAGCCGTCGGGACCGACGACCACAGGGGTCGGTCGACGGTCGACAGGGACGACGACAGCGTGGTCGTCGGCCTGCCGGCGTTCCCGAACCAGGCGGCCGTGAGTGCGGTCGTCTTCTTCCTGACGCTGGCGACGCTCTCGACGCTCGCCGGGTTCCTGCCGGTCCACAACATCGCGGAGTACGGCCCGAACAACCCGGCCGGCACGCCCGAACTCATCATGCCGGACTGGTTCCTGATGTGGGTCTACGGCTTCCTGAAGTTGCTCCCGTCGTGGACGAGTTTCACGGTGCCGGTTGTCGGCATCCACGTCTCCGCCGAGTTCGTCGGCGGCGTGCTGATGCCGGCGCTCGTCTTCGGGGCCATCGCGGTCTGGCCCTTCGTCGACTACCACGACGAGTCGACCCACTTCACCGCGAACCCGCTCGCCCGCCCGTGGCAGACCGCCGTGGGCGTCGCGGCGATCCAGTTCGTGATGATCGCCTCCATCGCGGGGATGAACAACCTGCTCGGCCGGGCAGTCGGCGTCGGCACGGAGGTCGTGAACCCGATTCTCACGGTCGCCCTGCTGGTCGTCCCGGTCGGCTCCGGCCTCGTCGTCTACCGCGTCCTGCGCGGGTCGGCCGCGGACACCGACGGCGACGACGGCGACACCGACGCGGTCGCCGACGGCGGGACTCCCGCAGCGGACGACCGCGCCCCGGAGGTGAGCGACGATGGGTGACGCGGAGGCGGCCGCCGCGGGCGAGCGCGCAGTCGGCACCCGCCGCCCGGCGCTCTCACCCCGGACGTACCGCTACCTCGACCGCGCCACGAAACTGGTCGGCGTCGGCCTCGTCGCCGCCGGCCTGAACGCCGGCGGCGACACGCTGACCGGCCTGACGCTCGGCGTGGTCGGCGCACTGCTGGCACTGACGACCGTCTTCCTTCGGAGCGACCCATGAGCCGGAACGACACACTCGACGACGCCGCTGACGAACAGCACGACACGACTGCCGAGGGCGACGAGACGCCGGACGTGGGCGACCCACCCGGCGACCCGGCACGCGGCGAGGCGTCGGCTGCCGACGACCGGACGTTCGCGCCGGACACCGACGAGTCCGTCTCTCGGCGGGGGTTCCTCGAAGGCCTCGGCATCGCGTCGGTGCTCGGCCTCGGCACCGCGACCGCGACCGAGGACGATCTGTTCGGGATGCAGGGGCTCAAACCGGTGGACGACCCCATCGGCAACTACCCGTACCGCGAGTGGGAGGACCTCTACCGCGAGGAGTGGGACTGGGACTCGGTCGCCCGGTCGACCCACAGCGTCAACTGTACCGGCTCCTGCTCGTGGAACGTCTACGTCAAGAACGGGCAGGTCTGGCGCGAGGAGCAGGCCGGGGACTACCCCCGGTTCGACGAGTCGGTGCCGGACCCGAACCCCCGCGGCTGTCAGAAGGGGGCCTGCTACACCGACTACGTCAACGCCGACGAGCGCATCAAACACCCCCTCAAGCGTGTCGGCGAGCGCGGCGAGGGCAAGTGGAAGCGCATCTCGTGGGACGAGGCGCTGACGGAGATCGCCGACCACGTCATCAGCGAGGTGCAGGCCGGCCGGTACGACGCCATCTCCGGGTTCACACCGATCCCGGCGATGAGTCCGGTCTCGTTCGCCGGCGGCTCGCGGCTCGTCAACCTGCTGGGCGGCGTCTCCCACAGCTTCTACGACTGGTACTCGGACCTCCCGCCGGGCCAGCCGATCACCTGGGGGACTCAGACCGACAACGCCGAGTCGGCCGACTGGTACAACGCCGACTACCTCATCGCCTGGGGATCGAACGTCAACGTCACCCGCATCCCCGACGCGAAGTACTTCCTCGAAGCGGGCTACGACGGGACGAAGCGCGTCGGCGTCTTCACCGACTACTCCCAGACCGCCATCCACACCGACGAGTGGGTCAGCCCCGAACCGGGCAGCGACACCGCGCTCGCACTGGGGATGGCACAGACCATCGTCTCGGAGGACCTGTACGACGAGGGGCACCTGAAAGAACAGACCGACATGCCCCTGCTCGTCCGGCAGGACACCGGGAAGTTCCTCCGGGCCAGCGAGGTCAGGAGTGTGAGTACGGACGCCGACGACCCGGACTGGATGCTCCTGATGCTCGACGCGGACGGACGCCTCCGGGAGGCACCCGGGTCGCTCGGCGAACGCGACGGCCAGCACGACGACTCGAAGAGCATCGAACTCGGCTTCGATCCCCAGTTGGACGCCGAGACGACCGTCCAGACGACCGACGGCGAGGTCCGCGTCCGCACGGTGTGGAACGAACTGCGGGACGAACTCGCTCAGTACGATCCGGAGACGGTCCACGAGGAGACCGGGGTCGGCCGGGAGACCTACCAGCGGGTCGCCCGCGAGTTCGGCGAGGCCGACGCCGCGAAGATCATCCACGGGAAGGGCGTCAACGACTGGTACCACAACGACCTCGGGAACCGGGCGATCCAGTTGCTGGTGACGCTGACCGGCAACCTCGGAGACCCCGGCACCGGCCTGGACCACTACGTCGGCCAGGAGAAGATCTGGACGTACGAGGGGTGGAAGGACCTCTCGTTCCCGGCGGCGGGCGGCCGGAGCGTCCCGACGACGCTGTGGACCTACTACCACGCCGGCATCCTCGACAACACCGATCCCGACACCGCCGAGCGGATTCGAGAGGCGATCGACGAGGAGTGGATGCCGGTCTACCCCGCAGAACGCGAGGACGGCACCCGACCCGACCCCTCGACCATGTTCGTCTGGCGGGGCAACTACTTCAACCAGGCGAAGGGCAACGTCGCGGTCGAGGAGGAACTGTGGCCGAAACTCGACCTCGTCGTGGACGTGAACTTCCGGATGGACTCGACGGCGATGTACTCCGACATCGTGCTCCCGGCCGCGAGCCACTACGAGAAGCACGATCTGAACATGACGGACATGCACAGCTACGTGCACCCGTTCACCCCGGCCGTCGAACCGCTCGGGGAGGCGAAGACCGACTGGGCCATCTTCCGCGAGTTGGCGGAGACCATCCAGCGGCGTGCCCGTGAGCGCGGCGTCGAACCGATCGAGGATCGGGAGTTCGACCGCGAGATCGACCTCCAGACGATCTACGACGACTTCGTGCGCGACCGGCAGTCCGGCGAGGAGAGCGCGCTGGTCGAGGACCGCGCCGCCTGCGAGTACATCCTCGAACACTCCGAGGAGTCGAACCCCGCCGACACCGACGAGCAGATCGAGTTCGCCGACACGGTCGAGCAGCCACAGCGCCTGCTGGCCGGCGGCGACCACTGGACCTCGGACATCGAGGACGGCGAACCGTACGTCCCGTGGCAGGACTTCGTGCGCGAGAAGAACCCGTGGCCGACCGTCACGGGCCGCCAGCAGTACTACGTCGACCACGACTGGTTCCTCGAACTCGGCGAGCAGTTGCCGACCCACAAGGAGGGCCCCGAGGGGATGGGCGGCGACTACCCGATGGAGTACAACACCCCCCACGGCCGGTGGTCGATCCACTCGACGTGGCGGGACAACGAGACGCTCCTCCGTCTCCAGCGCGGGGAACCGGTCGTCTACCTCCACCCCGAGGACGCGAAAGAGCGGGGCATCGAGGACGGCGACGCGGTCGAGGTGTTCAACGACCTCTCCTCGGTCGAGTTACAGGCCAAGCTCTACCCGAGTAGTCAGCGCGGGACCGCCCGGATGTACTTCGCGTGGGAACGGTTCCAGTTCCCCGACGACGCCGACTTCAACTCGCTGGTGCCGATGTACATGAAGCCGACGCAGTTGGTGCAGTACCCCGAGGAGTCGGGCGAACACCTCTCGTTCCGGCCGAACTACTGGGGACCGACCGGCGTCAACAGCGACGTCCGTGTCGACGTGCGGAAGACGGGGGGTGACGGCGGATGAGCGCCGACGACCCGGCCGACGAGGGTGGTCGTCGCCACGGCGTCGGGGACGCGGCGGCGTCCGCGAACGACCAGCAGGCACAGCAGCAGGTGGACCTCGCCGACGGCGTCGACCACCAGGTGGCGATGGTGATGGACCTGAACAAGTGCATCGGCTGTCAGACCTGCACGGTCGCCTGCAAGTCGCTGTGGACCGAGGGCGGCGGCCGCGACTACATGTACTGGAACAACGTCGAGACGAAACCCGGCGCGGGCTACCCCCGCGACTGGGAGGAGTCCGGCGGCGGGTGGAAGTCCGGCGAGCACACCGAGCGCAAGCCGGGGGAAGTGCCCTCGAAGGAGGACTACGGCGAGGCGTGGGAGTTCAACCACGAGGAGGTCATGTACGAGGGGAGCGAGGAGCCCCTGCGTCCCGAGGAGAACCCCGAGTGGGGACCGAACTGGGACGAAGACCAGGGCGCAGGCGAGTACCCCAACTCGTACTACTTCTACCTCCCGCGCATCTGCAACCACTGCACGCACCCCTCCTGTGTCGAGGCCTGTCCCCGGAAGGCCATCTACAAGCGCGCGGAGGACGGTATCGTGCTCATCGACCAGGAGCGCTGTCGCGGCTACCGCTACTGCGTCGAGGGCTGTCCCTACAAGAAGGTGTACTACAACGCGACGACGAAGACCTCCGAGAAGTGCATCTTCTGTTACCCGCGTAAGGAGGGTGAAGGCCCCGAGGGCGAGACGTTCGCGCCGGCCTGCGCCGAGGAGTGCCCGCCGCAACTGCGACTCGTCGGCTTCCTCGACGACGAGGAAGGACCGATCTACAAACTCGTCGAGGAGTACGAGGTTGCCCTCCCCCTGCACCCGGAGTACCGGACCCAGCCGAACGTCTACTACATCCCGCCGTTCGCGCCGCCGCAGCACTCCGAAGACGGCGAGACGGTCGACGTGGACCGCATCCCGCGCACCTACCTCGAAGAACTGTTCGGCGAGGGGGTCCACGACGCGCTGGACACCATCGAGCGCGAACGCCAGAAGGTGAACCGTGGCGGCGAGAGCGAGATCCTCGACCTGCTGACGGACACGAACCCGGCACGGAAGTACCGGCTGGAGGTGTTCGACGATGCGTAAACGGAGTGTCGCATCGTCGAACTCGTCAGGGCCTCGCCCTGACGGTGTTCGAATGAGCGAACGAAGTGAGGTCATTCGAGTACGCCAGAGCTTCGCTCTGGAGGTGTTCGACGATGAATAGGAGAAACACCAGTGACAGAAACAGGACGCGCTACCGCGCGCTCGCGGTCGTCGTCGCCTGTCTCGTCGTGGCGACGACCGCACTCGGCCCGGCGCTCGTCTCGGCGCGCCCGGCCAACCAGATTCCGGTCGAGGACGTTTCGGCCGCGGAGAACCCACAGACACCCGACAGCGCGGCGTGGGACACCGTCCCGCCGGTGACGGTCCCGCTGGCCAGCGCACCCAGCGGCGTCCCGAACGCCTCGGACACGTCGGTCGAGCGGCTGAAGGTCCAGACCGCCCGGACCGACGACCGGTTCTACGTCCGCCTCTCGTGGCCGGACGCGACCGCCGACCGGAACGTCACGGGCCCGCGCGACTACCGGGACGCGGTGGCGGTCCAGTTACCGGTGAACACCAGCGCCAGACCACCGATCTCGATGGGGAGCACCCGGAACATGGTGAACGTCTGGTACTGGCAGGCCGGCGGGGAGACCGAGGAACTGCTCGCGGGCGGCCCCGGCACGACGACGGAGTACGAGACCGAGGCGGTCGAGACGACCACGGGACACGACGACGGCCGCTGGACGGTCGTCCTCTCGCGGAACATCGAGAGCGACGCGCCGAACCGGACGACACTCGCGGTCGACCACGACGTGGACGTGGCCTTCGCGGTCTGGAACGGCTCGCAGATGGAACGCTCCGGCCGGAAGTCGGTCAGCGAGTGGTACCACTATCCGCTCGGCGGCGGGCCGCAGGGGCCGCCCTACGAGTCGATTCTCTGGACCGTCGCCGGGCTGGCCATCGTCGGCGTGGCGCTGGTGACCATCGCTGCCGTCCGCAACCCCGGAGGTGGGGAGGGATGACGAGCGACCCAGCGGTCGACGGGGTGGCCGACGACGAGTCGCGGCCCGACACCGCCGAGCACGTCGGCGACGACGACCGACTCGACCCCGGAGCCGTGAACCGGCAGGCGGCCGCCCGCGGGAGCGTCTACGCGCTGCTCGCGGTGCTGTTCGACGAACCCAACGCGGCGGTGTACGAGCGACTCGCCGCCGGCGACCTCGACGCGACCTGTCGGGACCTCGTCGCCGAGAGCGGCCTCGACGTGACCCCGCCCGATCTGACGGTCGCGGAGGACCACGACACGCTGTGTGCGCGGTTCAACGACCTGTTCACGATCGGCTACGCCGAGTACGAGGATCGGACCGACGGGAGCCTCGACAGCGAGGGGCCGGCGGTGTCGCTGTACGAGACGGCCTACCGGCCGGACGCCTCCTGGACCGACGTGAACCTCGACCTGGCGCGGGCGTACGACTACTTCGGCCTCGAAGTCGACGAGTCTGCCCGCGACAACCACGACTTCCTCCCCTATCAACTGGAGTTCGCGGGCTACCTCGCCCGCCGGGAGGCGACGGCCGACCCCGAGTCGGCCCGTCAGCAGGCCCGTGCCCGCCTCGACCTCCACGACCGGCACCTCCACGTGGTCGCCGGTGGCGTCGCAGAGCGGATGGCCGAGGAGGCCGGCACCGGCATCTTCGGCGAGGTGGCAGACTTCTGTGCCCGGTTCGTCCGTGCCGACCAGCGGGCACTGGCCGACCGGTTCGAGGGGGGTGACGGCGGGTGAGCCGACCGACGATCGACACCGAGCGAGCGAACGCCGGTCCCGGCGAACGACTCGTCCGCCTCGGCGGGGCGGTCCCAGTCGCGCCGCGCACCCTCGCGGGCCTGCTCGCGCTGGTCCCGGTGGCCGGCGCGACGCTGTACCGCGTCGCCCACAACGCGCCCGGCACACTCCCGCCGGCCGTGATCGACACCGCCACCGCGCTACTCCCGCTGGCAGTCGCCGCTCCCGCCCTCGCGGCACTCCTGCTCGCCGGCGCGGCCGACCGGCGGACGGCCCGACTCGGTCTCGCGTTCGTCGGCGCGTTCGGACTGGTGAGTCTCGCGGGCGGGAGCGCGTGGTTCCCGGCGGCTGTGGGTGTCTCCGCCGGCCTCCTCGTTCTGGTCGGGGGTCGCGGTCGGTCGGCGCTCGCTCGGGGGACCACCGAGGTCCGGCAGGCCGGCGTGCTCGCGCTCCTGACCGCCGGCGTCCTCGTCTCGCTGGCGGCGACCGCCGGCCTCGCGCCGGCTACGCTCCGACCGGTGGGCTCCGGCCTCGCACTGCTCGGCGTCGGCCTGCTCCCGGCGAGCCTCCCGACCGACCGCCTCGCCCTGCTCGCGGGCGCTGCTGCGGGGCTGCTGACGGTCGCCGTCGCGTCGAGCGTCCCCTACGTCGCCGGCGCGGTCCTGCTGGTCGGCGGTGGTGTCGTCGGCGTCCCCGTCGGCCTCGTCGCCCTCGCGGTCGGTGGCGGGGTCGCGGCGACGGTCGGTGGTCTGCGCCGTGTGATCGGAGGCGTCGCCGACGCCGACGGGTCACTGCGACCGGTCGGGGTGTCGGCCGCGGTCG of the Salinirubrum litoreum genome contains:
- a CDS encoding helix-turn-helix domain-containing protein, which codes for MSSRGVRAEVVITDPSACRVVGASQGSGQIQRVTRSSVPNDGRTAVEFTATDDHGAEGVEEVFCHGDETVYRFARDASETPACACEHVETHGPPVRHLRATDGALVLSFLAGDVATVRSVVVDLREEFSGVSLRRLTRSAGPDDEEELVVVDRATLTDRQREVLETAHEMGYFEHPRSANATDVSEALDINRSTFAEHLASAQSKLLNAILDD
- a CDS encoding ubiquinol-cytochrome c reductase iron-sulfur subunit, whose amino-acid sequence is MRRETLDTIDDCDDDCESCDDDPAGLAGAADCDDGHADRASGHADGTDGHADCSSCDGGGSHRPSILSDARAAVRRRDYAKLLATVGGMTAVGSLAAPLAGLTRVFERSYTGPIYSDGVYLVDGEGNRLTESALSEGEKLTVFPEPRPGIEKAPTLLVRHAEDAYGGGTKAEFTVAGYAAYSKVCTHAGCMVSNEEGGTLVCPCHFGKFDPTQGASVVGGPPSRALPQLPITLSSDGYLVATGDFDGPVGPGGE
- a CDS encoding cytochrome b, which gives rise to MSRIDRLADRATEVGTRAYDWTDQRFDLDSGREFLGKAFPAEDSFLLGEIALFCFLILILTGLFLGMFFEPSTSDVEYEGSVDRYQGEEMPEAFVSVLHITYDIPFGMFIRRMHHWAAHLFVASIGLHMLRVFFTGAYRNPREPNWVVGTGLAGLAMGAAYTGYALPFDEFAATATSIGYNLAISVPVVGDVLGKAFFGGEFPSSATIPRLYFLHVLVIPVAIAGLLGVHMAILLRQKHTEAPRDDDVPAPGEATVVESETAAESNVSGDTGDPVVGDGGVTAVGTDDHRGRSTVDRDDDSVVVGLPAFPNQAAVSAVVFFLTLATLSTLAGFLPVHNIAEYGPNNPAGTPELIMPDWFLMWVYGFLKLLPSWTSFTVPVVGIHVSAEFVGGVLMPALVFGAIAVWPFVDYHDESTHFTANPLARPWQTAVGVAAIQFVMIASIAGMNNLLGRAVGVGTEVVNPILTVALLVVPVGSGLVVYRVLRGSAADTDGDDGDTDAVADGGTPAADDRAPEVSDDG
- a CDS encoding molybdopterin-dependent oxidoreductase translates to MSRNDTLDDAADEQHDTTAEGDETPDVGDPPGDPARGEASAADDRTFAPDTDESVSRRGFLEGLGIASVLGLGTATATEDDLFGMQGLKPVDDPIGNYPYREWEDLYREEWDWDSVARSTHSVNCTGSCSWNVYVKNGQVWREEQAGDYPRFDESVPDPNPRGCQKGACYTDYVNADERIKHPLKRVGERGEGKWKRISWDEALTEIADHVISEVQAGRYDAISGFTPIPAMSPVSFAGGSRLVNLLGGVSHSFYDWYSDLPPGQPITWGTQTDNAESADWYNADYLIAWGSNVNVTRIPDAKYFLEAGYDGTKRVGVFTDYSQTAIHTDEWVSPEPGSDTALALGMAQTIVSEDLYDEGHLKEQTDMPLLVRQDTGKFLRASEVRSVSTDADDPDWMLLMLDADGRLREAPGSLGERDGQHDDSKSIELGFDPQLDAETTVQTTDGEVRVRTVWNELRDELAQYDPETVHEETGVGRETYQRVAREFGEADAAKIIHGKGVNDWYHNDLGNRAIQLLVTLTGNLGDPGTGLDHYVGQEKIWTYEGWKDLSFPAAGGRSVPTTLWTYYHAGILDNTDPDTAERIREAIDEEWMPVYPAEREDGTRPDPSTMFVWRGNYFNQAKGNVAVEEELWPKLDLVVDVNFRMDSTAMYSDIVLPAASHYEKHDLNMTDMHSYVHPFTPAVEPLGEAKTDWAIFRELAETIQRRARERGVEPIEDREFDREIDLQTIYDDFVRDRQSGEESALVEDRAACEYILEHSEESNPADTDEQIEFADTVEQPQRLLAGGDHWTSDIEDGEPYVPWQDFVREKNPWPTVTGRQQYYVDHDWFLELGEQLPTHKEGPEGMGGDYPMEYNTPHGRWSIHSTWRDNETLLRLQRGEPVVYLHPEDAKERGIEDGDAVEVFNDLSSVELQAKLYPSSQRGTARMYFAWERFQFPDDADFNSLVPMYMKPTQLVQYPEESGEHLSFRPNYWGPTGVNSDVRVDVRKTGGDGG
- a CDS encoding 4Fe-4S dicluster domain-containing protein; translation: MSADDPADEGGRRHGVGDAAASANDQQAQQQVDLADGVDHQVAMVMDLNKCIGCQTCTVACKSLWTEGGGRDYMYWNNVETKPGAGYPRDWEESGGGWKSGEHTERKPGEVPSKEDYGEAWEFNHEEVMYEGSEEPLRPEENPEWGPNWDEDQGAGEYPNSYYFYLPRICNHCTHPSCVEACPRKAIYKRAEDGIVLIDQERCRGYRYCVEGCPYKKVYYNATTKTSEKCIFCYPRKEGEGPEGETFAPACAEECPPQLRLVGFLDDEEGPIYKLVEEYEVALPLHPEYRTQPNVYYIPPFAPPQHSEDGETVDVDRIPRTYLEELFGEGVHDALDTIERERQKVNRGGESEILDLLTDTNPARKYRLEVFDDA
- a CDS encoding ethylbenzene dehydrogenase-related protein, with protein sequence MNRRNTSDRNRTRYRALAVVVACLVVATTALGPALVSARPANQIPVEDVSAAENPQTPDSAAWDTVPPVTVPLASAPSGVPNASDTSVERLKVQTARTDDRFYVRLSWPDATADRNVTGPRDYRDAVAVQLPVNTSARPPISMGSTRNMVNVWYWQAGGETEELLAGGPGTTTEYETEAVETTTGHDDGRWTVVLSRNIESDAPNRTTLAVDHDVDVAFAVWNGSQMERSGRKSVSEWYHYPLGGGPQGPPYESILWTVAGLAIVGVALVTIAAVRNPGGGEG
- a CDS encoding molecular chaperone TorD family protein; its protein translation is MTSDPAVDGVADDESRPDTAEHVGDDDRLDPGAVNRQAAARGSVYALLAVLFDEPNAAVYERLAAGDLDATCRDLVAESGLDVTPPDLTVAEDHDTLCARFNDLFTIGYAEYEDRTDGSLDSEGPAVSLYETAYRPDASWTDVNLDLARAYDYFGLEVDESARDNHDFLPYQLEFAGYLARREATADPESARQQARARLDLHDRHLHVVAGGVAERMAEEAGTGIFGEVADFCARFVRADQRALADRFEGGDGG